One genomic region from Candidatus Caldarchaeum subterraneum encodes:
- a CDS encoding molybdopterin biosynthesis protein MoeB, with protein sequence MKVRALTTETVSLSFEEIKRYGRHLIIPEVGMAGQKKLKAAKVLVVGAGGLGSPISLYLAAAGVGKIGLVDFDLVDESNLQRQVLYTTRDVKRPKLEVAKERLTALNPHIEVETYETRLTSENALDIIKDYDIVVDGTDNFPTRYLVNDACVLLGKPNVYGSIFRFDGQVSVFDARRGPCYRCLYPEPPPPGLVPSCAEGGVLGVLPGVIGALQAMETIKLIIGIGEPLVGRLLLFDGLHMSFTELKLRKDPNCVICGPNPRIRELIDYEAFCGVTPSADTSMHITPEELHEKLQKGEKVFLLDVREPVEYEICHLENALLIPLSKLPEHVNKLSLTDEIVAYCHTGVRSSMAVKLLRDLGFRRVRNLAGGIDAWAERIDPSMPRY encoded by the coding sequence TTGAAGGTGAGAGCCCTAACCACGGAAACCGTCTCCTTATCCTTTGAGGAGATTAAGAGGTATGGCAGGCACCTCATTATTCCCGAGGTGGGTATGGCGGGTCAGAAGAAGCTGAAGGCAGCCAAGGTGTTGGTTGTGGGCGCGGGAGGGCTTGGCTCACCGATATCGCTCTACCTCGCAGCGGCCGGCGTAGGCAAAATCGGTCTTGTTGACTTTGACCTCGTCGACGAAAGCAACCTCCAGAGACAGGTTCTCTACACCACCAGGGACGTAAAGAGGCCGAAGCTCGAGGTCGCTAAAGAGAGGCTGACCGCGCTGAACCCGCACATCGAGGTGGAGACATACGAGACAAGATTGACCTCGGAAAACGCGTTGGACATCATCAAAGACTATGACATAGTCGTCGACGGCACAGACAATTTCCCGACACGGTATCTAGTGAATGATGCCTGCGTCCTCCTCGGCAAACCCAACGTCTACGGCAGCATTTTCAGGTTTGATGGACAGGTCTCAGTCTTCGATGCACGCAGAGGCCCATGCTACCGATGCCTCTACCCCGAGCCCCCACCCCCAGGCCTTGTCCCAAGCTGTGCTGAGGGGGGTGTGCTGGGTGTTTTGCCCGGCGTCATCGGCGCTCTTCAGGCCATGGAGACCATCAAGCTGATAATCGGCATAGGCGAGCCTCTGGTGGGAAGACTGCTTCTCTTCGACGGCCTTCACATGTCCTTCACAGAGCTTAAACTGCGCAAAGACCCTAACTGTGTTATCTGCGGCCCCAACCCCCGGATACGTGAGCTGATAGACTATGAGGCTTTCTGCGGGGTAACACCTTCAGCCGACACAAGCATGCACATAACACCCGAGGAGCTTCATGAAAAATTGCAGAAAGGTGAGAAGGTGTTTCTCCTCGATGTCCGCGAGCCCGTCGAATACGAGATATGCCATCTCGAGAACGCCTTGCTCATACCCTTGTCCAAGCTACCCGAGCACGTCAACAAGCTCAGCTTAACGGATGAAATCGTCGCCTACTGCCACACAGGCGTAAGAAGCAGCATGGCCGTGAAGCTTCTCCGCGACCTCGGGTTCAGACGTGTCCGCAACCTCGCAGGCGGAATAGACGCATGGGCGGAGCGCATAGACCCCAGCATGCCTAGGTATTAG
- a CDS encoding ABC transporter ATP-binding protein yields MMLKIRELWKVYRSRAGEYPALRGVNLELERNDFVAVVGPSGSGKTTLLNLVGALDKPTQGDIILDGVSYSNLDRKGFNKLRREKIGFIFQTYNLLSALTALENVEMAAIPNKTDPRTRRKKALDLLEKLGVADKANKKPTELSGGEQQRVAIARALINDPALILADEPTGNLDSKNATKVGELLREVNESSEKAVLLVTHNLEVARYADRIAYMRDGVIEKVEVVRE; encoded by the coding sequence ATGATGCTTAAAATAAGAGAGCTTTGGAAGGTTTATAGGAGTAGGGCTGGAGAATATCCCGCTTTAAGAGGTGTAAATCTGGAACTTGAGCGAAATGATTTCGTAGCTGTGGTGGGGCCTTCAGGCTCGGGGAAAACCACGTTACTAAACCTCGTTGGAGCTCTTGACAAACCAACTCAAGGCGACATAATCTTGGACGGTGTGAGCTATTCCAACCTAGATAGAAAAGGATTCAACAAATTGCGGAGAGAAAAAATAGGATTCATCTTCCAGACCTACAACCTCTTATCCGCTCTGACTGCTCTAGAGAATGTTGAGATGGCTGCAATACCGAACAAAACAGACCCGAGGACAAGGCGTAAGAAAGCATTGGATTTGTTGGAGAAGCTAGGGGTTGCAGACAAGGCAAACAAGAAACCAACCGAGCTGAGCGGAGGCGAGCAACAGAGAGTAGCCATAGCTAGGGCTTTGATAAACGACCCGGCACTAATCCTGGCTGACGAGCCGACTGGAAACCTTGACTCAAAAAACGCGACAAAAGTAGGTGAGCTTCTCCGTGAGGTAAACGAAAGTAGCGAGAAAGCGGTTCTCCTAGTTACTCATAACCTTGAGGTGGCTAGGTATGCAGACCGAATCGCATACATGAGAGACGGAGTTATTGAAAAAGTGGAGGTTGTGAGAGAATGA